A single region of the Glycine max cultivar Williams 82 chromosome 20, Glycine_max_v4.0, whole genome shotgun sequence genome encodes:
- the AMT4.2 gene encoding ammonium transporter 2 member 5, which yields MSLYAFTCVFFCWVVWGYRMSFGDELLPFWGKPAMSLEHAYLFKKAFLGAFPNATMCVFAAITLILIAGAVLGHMNFYAWMLPWPFSTPTLAHLVILDVLFFRKPSVIGAVQGMITGLVCITPAAGVVQGWASLIMGLLSGSIPWFTMMVIHKRSKLLQKVDDTMAVFHTHAIAETLGGLLTGLFADPRLNRLFYGHDAQYVVFFYGFGSNKLSTGFRQMGVQILGIIFVIFVNFIRIFFPLRISEEDMEIGDEAAHGEEAYAIWGQGDKLENSSSKYGSSLYNDVEAGAPKKKRAGTVQMMSN from the coding sequence ATGTCACTCTATGCTTTTACATGTGTGTTCTTCTGTTGGGTTGTGTGGGGATACAGAATGTCTTTTGGTGATGAGCTTCTTCCTTTCTGGGGAAAGCCTGCTATGTCACTTGAGCATGCATATCTTTTCAAGAAGGCATTTTTGGGGGCCTTCCCAAATGCCACAATGTGTGTGTTTGCTGCCATCACTTTGATTCTCATTGCTGGGGCCGTGTTGGGGCACATGAACTTCTATGCTTGGATGCTTCCCTGGCCGTTCTCAACACCCACGCTTGCTCACTTGGTCATCCTTGATGTCCTCTTTTTCCGAAAGCCTTCTGTAATTGGAGCTGTTCAAGGCATGATCACTGGTTTGGTTTGCATAACCCCTGCTGCAGGTGTTGTTCAGGGATGGGCATCACTTATAATGGGACTTCTCTCAGGCTCAATTCCTTGGTTCACCATGATGGTCATCCATAAGAGATCAAAGCTACTGCAGAAGGTTGATGATACTATGGCAGTGTTCCATACTCATGCCATTGCAGAAACCCTAGGAGGACTCCTCACTGGGCTCTTTGCTGATCCAAGACTCAACCGGTTGTTCTATGGACATGATGCTCAATACGTTGTTTTCTTTTATGGTTTCGGTTCCAACAAGCTCAGCACCGGCTTCAGGCAAATGGGAGTCCAAATCCTTGGGATTATCTTTGTTATCTTTGTCAACTTCATTCGGATCTTTTTTCCATTGAGAATTTCTGAAGAGGATATGGAGATAGGTGATGAGGCTGCTCATGGTGAAGAAGCTTATGCAATCTGGGGTCAGGGTGATAAGCTTGAAAACTCAAGTTCAAAGTATGGAAGTTCATTATATAATGATGTTGAAGCTGGTGCCCCCAAGAAGAAGCGTGCTGGCACTGTTCAGATGATGTCCAACTAA